A window from Purpureocillium takamizusanense chromosome 3, complete sequence encodes these proteins:
- a CDS encoding uncharacterized protein (COG:S~TransMembrane:1 (n6-17c35/36o427-445i)~SECRETED:SignalP(1-28~SECRETED:cutsite=AEA-FS~SECRETED:prob=0.3732)~EggNog:ENOG503P14Y) has translation MKNPGGFLCRLWIACAVFVSAVGFEAEAFSWGSRARDLDASPPRQTQTSLHDSPKPLRLGDRPNKYEIALSELQALESEPLCHRIAARLLVNNCQLLDGRDEATVLTDSGRLARDFVDSFAASLAICDLERGSFLIPKDCALFRESALAKVPAPVKPHLHVSAAQVDKCLQGLAQSDSAWNTWVSYRHKALRFCEAARSENEKDQNIHLYERITKILAKLTDDVEAELEIRLHVLDTRLADTASRLDRIAPHVDDLRVGLSQVEKIVSEAIAHSAEDTAATVRDGLQEARNLRQLLAALLATVAESESGALSQHHALQKASNQAHNELSVVLTSLQTATVNAIALQQELLESQSRADEISRRQETIEAGMENLAKLADTLAIKHYGHQKALSDAQESVEQVLDTLESVSTSAGGLRSSMSGLSMTKWWPYLLCPVTTLIVGSYGLPPSAMRNMLLLGLGEAAGFIITTANQYTSSKTSTGSVSAGLPLNRSSTLNTAYSIDDFTDHDLRRRKYFETF, from the exons ATGAAGAACCCCGGAGGCTTCCTCTGCCGGCTATGGATCGCCTGTGCCGTATTCGTCTCTGCTGTCGGATTTGAGGCTGAGGCATTCTCATGGGGCAGCCGCGCCCGTGACTTGG ATGCGTCTCCTCCGAGACAGACACAGACCTCGCTTCATGATTCTCCGAAGCCTTTGAGGCTCGGTGACAGACCAAACAAGTACGAGATTGCGCTGAGCGAACTCCAAGCGCTCGAATCGGAGCCACTGTGCCATCGCATTGCCGCACGCCTCCTGGTCAATAATTGTCAACTGCTCGACGGACGCGACGAAGCAACCGTCTTGACGGACAGCGGCAGACTCGCGCGCGATTTCGTGGACTCTTTCGCAGCTAGTCTAGCCATCTGCGACTTGGAACGCGGAAGTTTCTTGATTCCTAAAGACTGCGCCCTGTTCCGCGAGTCTGCCTTGGCAAAGGTCCCTGCGCCCGTTAAGCCTCACCTCCATGTATCTGCGGCGCAAGTGGACAAGTGCCTGCAGGGTCTTGCCCAGTCGGACTCGGCGTGGAACACGTGGGTGAGCTATCGTCACAAGGCGTTACGCTTCTGTGAGGCTGCGCGTTCCGAGAACGAGAAAG ACCAAAACATACACCTGTATGAGAGAATAACCAAGATTCTTGCGAAGCTCACGGATGACGTCGAAGCAGAGCTCGAAATACGACTGCATGTATTGGATACTAGACTTGCAGATACCGCCTCTCGGCTCGACCGCATCGCCCCCCACGTGGATGACCTGAGGGTCGGACTGTCCCAAGTCGAGAAGATTGTTTCTGAAGCCATCGCTCATAGCGCAGAG GATACAGCAGCAACGGTTAGAGACGGGCTACAGGAGGCGCGCAACCTGCGGCAGCTGCTTGCAGCTCTCCTTGCGACTGTAGCGGAAAGTGAGAGCGGTGCACTCTCTCAACATCATGCGCTCCAGAAAGCCTCTAACCAGGCGCACAACGAGCTCTCGGTTGTGCTGACCAGCTTGCAAACGGCCACCGTAAACGCGATAGCCCTGCAACAGGAGCTT CTCGAGTCACAATCTCGTGCGGACGAAATATCTCGACGACAAGAGACAATAGAAGCG GGCATGGAGAACCTCGCAAAGCTCGCCGATACCCTAGCGATCAAGCATTATGGCCACCAGAAAGCCTTGAGTGATGCTCAGGAAAGCGTTGAGCAAGTTCTCGACACGCTTGAGTCGGTTTCCACATCTGCCGGCGGTCTACGAAGCTCGATGAGTGGGCTTAGTATGACTAAGTGGTGGCCGTATCTGCTCTGTCCCGTCACTACCCTCATCGTTGGCTCGTATGGCCTTCCGCCATCTGCCATGAGAAACATGCTTCTTCTCGGCCTAG GAGAGGCAGCAGGCTTTATCATTACGACGGCAAATCAGTATACTTCATCCAAGACAAGCACGGGCTCGGTGAGCGCAGGCCTGCCGTTGAATCGCTCCAGTACATTAAACACGGCTTATTCTATTGATGACTTTACGGACCATGACTTGAGGCGTCGCAAATACTTTGAGACATTTTAG